The Candidatus Hydrogenedentota bacterium genome contains the following window.
AGTCGGCGTTGCGGAGTTTCAGGAACTCGCCGCGGACGAGCCGGGCCACGTCGGGCCAGCCGGTCAGGCCCAGCGCGATCATGATGTTGTAGATGCTCGGGTTCAGGAAGGCGATGAGGGACAGGATAAGGATAAGGGTGGGGAAGCAGAGCACGATCTCAATGATCCGCAGCACGACCGCGTCCACTTTGCCCCCGTAGTAGCCCGCCAGGGCGCCCGCGATGATACCGATCACGGTGGCGATGCCCATGGCGACAAAGCCCACGGTCATGGAGATGCGCGTGCCCCAGATGAGCCGACTGAGCACATCGCGCCCGCGGTCGTCGGTTCCGAGCCAGTGCTTTCCGGAAGGGGCTTCCAGGCGGTTGTACAGATGGGAACGCTCCGGCGCGAAAGGGATCAGGGGGCGAATGGCCCGGTCATCGGGGCCGGGCTCCCAGCCGTCGAAATTGAAGGACACGAGATCGCCGTACTCGATGACGTTCGGAAAGAAGTAGGTTTTGCCCTGGGTTGAAAGGTAAATGGGAACCTCGCCGGCGAGGAAGGGGGCGATGATGCCGATGAAGGCCAGCAGGGCCAGCACGGCCAGGGAGACGAGGCCGAGGGGGCGTTTCTTGAACTGGATCCAGACCAGGCGCCAGTAGCCCTGACTCTGATGCTCGTAGGCGGCCAGGGGGGCGGCCTCCGGCTCGCCGCCCGACGATTTGATTGGCTCTCCGATGTGGTTCGTTCCCATGATGGCCTAGCTGAACTTTATCTTCGGATCGACCAGCGCGTAGAGGATGTCGGAGACTATGAGCCCCAACAGCGTGAGTAGCGCGGTGATCGACAGGATGCCCATGATCAGGGGATAGTCCCGGGAGAGGATGGCCTCGAAGGCGAGCCGGCCCATGCCCGGAATGGAAAAGATACTTTCGATGATGACGCTGCCCCCGATAAGGCTGGGGATGAGGCCGCCGAGCAGGGTCACGATGGGGATGAGCGAATTGCGCAGCGCATAGCGATAGATGACGGTGCGTTCGCTGAAGCCATAGGCCCGGGCGGTGCGGACGTAGTCCTGGCGAATGGTCTCGATGAGTCCGGCGCGGGCATAGCGGGAGAGTCCGGCGAGTCCGTTGTAGGAGAGACACAAGACGGGGAGTATCAGGTGCCAGGCGCGGTCGCGCAGCCAGGCGAATGCGCCGAGAGAATTGGCATCATAGGAACTTACGCCTGCGGCGGGGAACCAGTTGAAGTGGGCGCCGCCGCAGAAGTAATACATGAGCAGCATGGCCACCCAGAAACTGGGCAGGCTATAGAGAATGAAGAGGCCCAGGGTGAGGGCGGTGTCGCCCCGGGTATGCTGGTGGGTGGCGGAATAAACCCCGATGGGTATGGCGATGAGATAGATAGCCAGAATGGAGATCAGATTGAGCTGGAGCGTTACCGGTATAGTTTCCGCGATCTTGGTGAGCACGGGCCGGTTGTCTTTGTAGGAGGTTCCGAAATCGAAGGTGGCCAGTTTGCCC
Protein-coding sequences here:
- a CDS encoding ABC transporter permease, with amino-acid sequence MGTNHIGEPIKSSGGEPEAAPLAAYEHQSQGYWRLVWIQFKKRPLGLVSLAVLALLAFIGIIAPFLAGEVPIYLSTQGKTYFFPNVIEYGDLVSFNFDGWEPGPDDRAIRPLIPFAPERSHLYNRLEAPSGKHWLGTDDRGRDVLSRLIWGTRISMTVGFVAMGIATVIGIIAGALAGYYGGKVDAVVLRIIEIVLCFPTLILILSLIAFLNPSIYNIMIALGLTGWPDVARLVRGEFLKLRNADFTTAARATGLRDTRIMFRHLLPNALAPVLVTATFGVAGAILTESALSFLGFGVPPPTASWGEILKQSKDYVDFAYWLVIFPGLAIFVTVTAFNLVGEALRDAMDPRLRQ
- a CDS encoding ABC transporter permease, with product MRNYLIRRFLLIIPTFLGISLITFMIVQMAPGSPIYMRLHQAGGSGGSAITQEAIEQTKKLYGLDKPLPVRYVMWLGKLATFDFGTSYKDNRPVLTKIAETIPVTLQLNLISILAIYLIAIPIGVYSATHQHTRGDTALTLGLFILYSLPSFWVAMLLMYYFCGGAHFNWFPAAGVSSYDANSLGAFAWLRDRAWHLILPVLCLSYNGLAGLSRYARAGLIETIRQDYVRTARAYGFSERTVIYRYALRNSLIPIVTLLGGLIPSLIGGSVIIESIFSIPGMGRLAFEAILSRDYPLIMGILSITALLTLLGLIVSDILYALVDPKIKFS